The window AACATTACTTGTTACGAAGTTCAATCAAGGTAGCGATTTTTTGTTGGTTCCTGTTTGTAAGCAACTTGTTTGGCATTAAAAAGGTCAACAAGTGAGATTATCTCAAAATGGTCTAATTTTGCATTTGCTTTGGTGAGGATTCATGGCTTTGAGGATTTTTGCTTCATGTTTTCTTGGATTtaagtttttaaatttcaaagttTACTAAGATATTTGCTATCTATATTTCTATCAGGAGCATGGGGGAGATCTCAATGTAGCTGTTAATGCACATTTCACTGAAGGAGATAGAAACATGTTAGTTTTTCTTCACTATTTAAGTTCACAACTTCCATCTTACTTTCTGACTCATGTTTCACTTATGTAATTATAGCAGACAGGCAACCTCCATTGCTGCTCCACCTGAGGATTTCATGGACATAGATGATCCAACTCTTCCAGCTCAGAGACCTCCTCTCTCCCTCTTTCCTTCTGCTAGAGATATCAACATCAACCCATTCTCTCTTCTTGATCCAAACTTCACAAGAAGTATATTCGATAGTGGGCCAGGGTTCAGGGGTAGTGAACCATTTGTGTCTCATCCAAGAGAAGTGAGGCAGATTCCAATTGAGGTCAAGGATGGGCCAAGTACAGAATCAGATCATTCTGGACATGCTCCAAGAATCGAAGATGTCACAGAGACAACAACAGAAAATGTCCCAGAAACCCGTGCACATGTGATaatcgatgatgatgatgatgatgaagacttTCCAACTTCTCTTCCATCACGTGCAGGTGTAAACACTCGTTTGACAGCAAGTGCTCCTGGAATCGGTGATTCCCATGATCATGGAATTGAAGAAGAGATGATTCGAGCTGCAATTGAGGCTTCCAAACAGGATTCCCAGATGAGTCAAAGGGATGTTGCTGTACCTAATCTAAGGCAATTGGAAGATCCTGAACTAGCACAAGCAGTTTCTCTATCTTTGAAGGTTTGTGTCTAAtctcattttatattttatttcctTCATCCTTAACATTGATCTTTTGGCCTTTGCAGACTGCTGAGCAAGAAAAAGCCTTACGCCAGCTAGGATCTGAAGTGGGACCATCAGAACCAAGAGGTTCTAAGTTTGAGGTGGAAGAAGTGGACACATTATCAGCCTCAAATGGAAGGTAAGTTTATTAGATATCATATTATAGAATGTAGTAATGACCTATTCCCTTACCTTGctcattccattccatcataCTATGGAATCAATGTAGTTATGACAAAAGTATGCAAATGTGAAATAGGTTGGATGTGGGGAGCAGCTCATTGATTCCAGATGAAGTTGAAGATGTAGAAGATCAACCTTTGGTTAGAAACAGGATTCGTTTTATGGCTTCCACCTCTACTGACTCTGCAAAAGACAAAGACATTGAAGAAGTAAACTTGAGCTCACCTTCAAGTCCTCAACATCAACCAATCATCAATCCTCCTCCAAACAATGCcaatgaattccatgaagtatcTCTCTTTCATCTTTTCATCTCTATCAAATCATTATCAACAAATATATAATCCATTTTAAATAATACATACACAAATAATCATTATTTTTGTCTTATAGTGGGGAGGCATCTCATCTTTAGAACACGATGAAGCAGTGATGCTTGAGGCTGCATTATTTGGTGGAATCCCTGAAGGCACTGGATATAGTGTAAATGTCCCATATGCCCCTCATCAATTCATGCAAAATGGTTTGATTGATGGACATGGAGGAGGTCTAGGATCTTATCCTAGGCCTGCGCCACGCCCTCCCTCACCCTCTCTCACTGCTCAACGTTTAATACGCGAACAACAGGTGCATTACTACATTTCATTAACACAAAATCCCTAAGAAATTACGATTTTGCCATTActgacaaataaataaaatacataatcTCAGGATGATGAGTATCTTGCATCATTACAAGCTGACAGAGAAAAGGAATTACTAGAACAGTCAGCCAAAGAAGCTGCCAtggaagaagaaaggagaaaagAGGAAGAGGCTCGCATTAAGTTAGAAGAAGAACAGGTGAGCCTGTTTAATACTTTATAGTTTATAAACTTTGtggtaaatgaccattttgccctttttCAGGAAATTGAAAGACAATTAGCAGCAAAAGAAGCTTCCCTTCCTCACGAACCTTCTCCTGATGATGAAAATGCTGTCACCCTTCTTGTCCGCATGCCCGATGGAAGCCGCCGTGGTCGCAGATTTCTCAGAACCGACAAATTACAGGTACAATGTTTGCAAAtttacaattttacccttttgtcACATTAAAAGTAAGTACAAGAgttatttacatttttagtctGATTTTTGTAACCTTTTTGATCCTTATTCTAAGTAAAATGACTACTATCCATAAATAAGGACTAAAATTGCCAAATTATAATATACTCAGGGACCAATATTGTAATTCAATAAAATttctaatttgtttttttttttttggcagtATCTTTTCAACTTCATCGATGTTGCGAGAGTGGTGAAGCCTGGTTCATACAGATTGGTATAACATTTTTTCAAGATGTCTTCTTTATACTTTTCTTTgatcattttataaaatatgttttgGATTAATATATATGGTTGACCGAAGGGTCAAATGTGGTTTGACtatttttgttgacttttaatGTAGGTGAGACCCTACCCTCGCCGGGCATTTAGTGATGGAGAAAGTAGCTTAACTTTGGATGAACTTGGTTTGTCTAGCAAACAAGAAGCGTTATTTCTGGAGTCTATTTAGAATATTATGATATTATTTGAATAGTTTTTATTATTAAGAAAACATATAGACCTCATTAAAATACGTATACGGTAATTATGTTTGTGGTTGGAGATGTTTGGTATGTTTTGAATTTTGTATTTAAAAAGTTGATATTGGATCGATGTTATTATGTGGGTggaattgttgggttttatttgGTTGTGTGTTGCCAAACATTTAGTGTATGGATTTATTGATGTTTTTGTTTGAGCTAAATTCGTTTGGGACTAGCCTTGTTTATCAGATCGGTTCTTGTAGAACGGTGCTACTGGTTCCCCAAACTGAGTTGTGGATGAACATTGATATATTTTTTGGTATAtatacaaagggttaaatgtAAGAAGTAATAATGTAATTAAATTTATGTGTATTATATATAACTAGTAATTGAGCCCGCGGTTTGCTGCGGGTTTTTAAGTGTTTTTGTTATGAAAGTAGATGACGGAAAATCAGATTATATATACCACGAGGAATCGAGGATACTGAATAGCCACGGAGGTTTAGAAAACGAACGAGTGGAAGTGAAATTTTCGAAAGTTGAAGACGGAGAGGGTGaaagtgatattttaaaaagtaaaaagatggaatatatcattttataaaatagAAGGGGTCCAAGTGACGGATAATGCAAAGTTGAGGATAAAAGATGAAGAggtaaaaatgatattttacaaAGTTGGAGGTGGAGGGGGTGAAAGTGATACTTTAAAAAGTAAATTGATAGAAATATTATCTTACAAAATAGAGGGGTTGCAAGTAGCGGATTATATAAAATAGTATCAACTATAGTGACTTTTTCTATTGAGAGAGTAAAGTAAATTTCTAAAAGATAGAGGGGTGGAAATGCATTTTACAAAGTATAggaggaaaaatcatatttatatatactACCGGATAAATACGAAAGTTTAAAAAACGGAGGGGTGAACgtgatattttaaaaaagtaaaagTATGAACAAAAAACCATTTTActaaatatgaaagtttaaaatGACAGATTATACAAAGTTGAGGGATTAAAACTACACTTTAAGCATTGATATGCTTGTATATTGTGCATTACCACTTGTACTATTCACTACAGTCAATTTTAGTGAATTTTACAGGAGATAAACACAAAAACTTAGAAAATGAGAGATGAAAGTGACATTTTACAAAGTTGAAGGTAGAAGGGGtggaatttatattttaaaaatagagGGGTTACCACTTGTACTAATAGTTACAATGAACAGGGACGGGAATAAATAcaaaaatttagaaaataaagGGGTAAAAGTGATAATTTATAAAGTTGAAGGTGAAGGGTGGgggtggtggggggggggggtgaagtgATAATTTACAAAGTAAAGAgaagaaaaatatcattttacaaaTTAAAGGGTTTACCACTTGTACTATTAGCTACAATAAATTTTATGGGGACCGAGATAAACACAAAAGTTTAGAAAATGAAAGGGTGAAAATGATATATTACAAAGTTTAAGGTATAGGGAGTGaaagtgatattttaaaaagtaaataaataaaaaatatcattttacaaaGTAGAAGGGTTGCAAGTGACATGTTATATAAAGTAGAAGTTTTAAGTGAAGGATTATAGAAAGTTGGAGGATTTAATTTGGACTTCCTACattaaacacttatataaaatCATACACTTTTTAGCTACAGTAGTTATTACTCACAAACAAACGAAAAGTttagtttttgtatatatttataatattatattagtataatttttaattataacatggtatttttcattttttaatttcttCACCAAAGGGTTGTACACTGGAAAATCTATCAAATTGTAATAATatactttttatcttttttttttcttattaaaatattgtgatttttcaattaaagataaaaaatcacaatgttttaataagaaaaaaaataaagtatattaTTACAATTAGATAGATTTTCCGGTGTACAATGCTTTGGTGAAGAAATTAAAAAACTATTCAAATAATACCATGACTAGGTATGagaccatgtattacatgagtttatttaaaaaaattaaatataaaatttcaacaatttaagaagtttgaatttataaagaaaaaaaattgaattattaaaattaatgaggctttaatacatttaatatattatatataaattctttctaataaataccttacatattaaatgtggaatataatttaataaaatgaaaaatttaataaaaaaaatttgaattattaaaattaatgaggcttaATACATTTAATACATTATATATAAattctttctaataaataccttacatattaaatgtggaatttaatttaataaaataaaaaatataataaaatggcaaatgaaaaatagaaaatttaaaaattctagaaaataccATGTGCCAAAATGAATAAGAAAACATGTGACAaataaaaccttcatttattagactTCATTtacatttattagagaggataaaATTAAATGAATTTATCTGTTGACAAACTTAAAAAGCATGTAGGACTACGGTGTAGAGCTAGTTATTGTTATATCGTTACATTTTTAAGTGACAAGAAAAGTGGAAATACTTtttatacacttattattattattttttttaatttttccgtTATTATTTGTAATGTAATAGCATTTTTATAAGCTCCAAAGAGTGATATAAATATTCATATGTTCACTCATTTGTCATCTtatgcaacaacaacaataacaacaacaacaacaataataataataataataataataataataataataaataaaaacagaTGTGGCTCTTTGTAGCAAAAGATAGAACAAGAAAGTAGTTGTATTTGAGACTGAATCAAGAATTTTTTTGAAATGAGTGTACTAAGAGAATTAAATATGGTTGGTTTTAGTTTAGCTCGATTTTATTAATTTTGGATTGAATTTTGTTTATTCAAGTTATTGttattcttttcattattcttttgAATGACAAATCTAATTTAttcttaaactatttttaaattcaCTTATGTTTCAAACGGGACTTAAACCCTTAATCTCAAGAAGAGAGAACAACATTTGATACCGTTAGGATAGAAACCATTTGTTTCTCTCTACTATTTCTATCAAAAAGATGTGGCATAGTTATTAATAGTATTCCATCTATTTCTATCAAACAAATGTCAAAGGATCTTTACATATGTAGCAATATGTGCTATCACTCTTAATATTTTTCACGGATAAAAGATACCAGCATATTAGATTGAAAAGGCATAAAATATATTCCTTATCTTTTCAAGATCCAAAATGTATTGTCCTATTCAATAAATAATGAAATAATTCAACGTATATTACAAATGTCATGAATCAATACGAcatcagaaaaaaaaaagaatctttTCAAATTTTATCTTAGTTTTCAAAAAGATTTATTGATGTAAGAAATTGTTCATATTTGATTGAAGTCTATTGGAAAGttacaagattttttttttgaaggaaATTAATcatcgtttctaataaaaattTTGTTCGTGATTTTAATGTCAAATTGTGTACTAAAATTTATACGAGTACCAAAAGGTCCAATGTGGTTGACTATTTTCGATGACTTTAACGTAGGTGAGACCCTGCCCTCGCAGACATTTAGTGATGAAAAATGTAGCTTAACTTTAGATGAACTTGGTTTGTAAAACAAACAAGAAGCATTATTTCTTGAGTCTATTTAGAATATTATGATATTATTTAAATAGTTTTCATTATTAAGAAAACATATAGACCTCATTAAAATACGTATATGGTAATTATGTTTGTGGTTGGAATGCTTgctatgttttttattttgtatttaaaaagTTGATATTGGATCCATGTCATTTTGTGGATGGAATTTGTGGGTTTTATTTGGTTGTGGTTGTGAAactgaaacatttagtatatggATCTATTGATTGTTTCTCTTTGGACTAAATCGGTTTGGGAGCAgtttggttttgttttttaaatgacaaaagaagtggaaatactttattttataCACTTAAAAGAAGGTAAACCTAcacattttttttaatcaaaattaacCACATGAGAAATTAGTTACCACACCATACAAATAAGTGAGAAGACAAACTGTAACAACCTATATTACATTTTGCTTTTCTGTTTTTGTTTAAATATCTTCATGATTGTAAGTAACAACATTTTTAATAGGCTTCGAAGAGTGACAGAAATATACATCTTTCATAAGTGATTAAAATAATCCATGTGACTCCACTACTTGTCCCCTTATTACAAAATGATGTGGTTCTTTGTAGCGAAAGAGAGAACAAGATACCAAGAAACTAGTTAAATTTGAGATTGAATcaagaattatgtttttataatatgTATTATAACTAAGAGAATTTAATATGGTTGGTTTTAGTTAAGTTCGATTTTGTTAATTTGGATTGATTTTTGCGAATTTCAGTTATCTTTCTTTCTACTATTTATATCAAAGAAATTTGGGCATGTGGTGGCATAGTTATTATCAAAGTTCTGGCTTCAAGCCTTGTACTCGATGCCGTGCTTTAATAAAATATCATCttaaggcatatatatatatatatatatatatatatatatatatatatatatatatatatatatatatatatatagagagagagagagagagagagagagagagagagagtcaagatcaaataagaaggaaattttttcttactggatatatatatatatatatatatatatatatatatatatatatatatatatatatggctgagTTATTGTGCGAACCAAAAGATTTGTGAAAACTTGTGAACTCATAATCAACTCATCacttttcaacaccaaaaacaccaatCTTTTCCAAATGGCACGTCTAAGCCATATCTAGGCCCAGAAAaagatttgac of the Lactuca sativa cultivar Salinas chromosome 6, Lsat_Salinas_v11, whole genome shotgun sequence genome contains:
- the LOC111901159 gene encoding plant UBX domain-containing protein 8 yields the protein MATPNQEAIETFMSITGSSESVAIQKLTEHGGDLNVAVNAHFTEGDRNIRQATSIAAPPEDFMDIDDPTLPAQRPPLSLFPSARDININPFSLLDPNFTRSIFDSGPGFRGSEPFVSHPREVRQIPIEVKDGPSTESDHSGHAPRIEDVTETTTENVPETRAHVIIDDDDDDEDFPTSLPSRAGVNTRLTASAPGIGDSHDHGIEEEMIRAAIEASKQDSQMSQRDVAVPNLRQLEDPELAQAVSLSLKTAEQEKALRQLGSEVGPSEPRGSKFEVEEVDTLSASNGRLDVGSSSLIPDEVEDVEDQPLVRNRIRFMASTSTDSAKDKDIEEVNLSSPSSPQHQPIINPPPNNANEFHEWGGISSLEHDEAVMLEAALFGGIPEGTGYSVNVPYAPHQFMQNGLIDGHGGGLGSYPRPAPRPPSPSLTAQRLIREQQDDEYLASLQADREKELLEQSAKEAAMEEERRKEEEARIKLEEEQEIERQLAAKEASLPHEPSPDDENAVTLLVRMPDGSRRGRRFLRTDKLQYLFNFIDVARVVKPGSYRLVRPYPRRAFSDGESSLTLDELGLSSKQEALFLESI